The nucleotide window ACAAGCTTATGATGCCTTTTTGATTTCGATAACTTTTCCTTCATTCCGCCATTTCTTAAATTCTACTGCAGCCGTAAATAATACGTCAGTCGATGAATTAAGGGCTGTCTCAAAAGAATCCTGTAAAACACCGATGATAAAGCCAACTGCAACTACCTGCATGGCGACATCATTCGGGATGCCGAACAAGCTTGCAGCGAGAGGGATCAGCAAAAGAGATCCGCCGGCAACACCAGATGCACCCGCAGCACTGATCGCAGCCATAAAACTTAGAAGAATGGCAGTAGGAATGTCAACCTGGATACCTAGTGTATGAACAGCAGCCATTGTCATGACAGTAATCGTCACGGCGGCTCCAGCCATATTGATGGTTGCGCCTAATGGAATGGAAACAGAATATGAATCCTTGTCCAAGCCTAATTCTTCACAGATTTTAATATTAACAGGAATGTTTGAAGCTGAACTGCGTGTAAAGAATGCTGTAATCCCACTTTCCTTCAAGCATTTGAAGACAAGCGGATATGGATTTTGCCTTATTTGAGTGTATACAATGAGTGGATTGACTACAAGAGCCACAACAAGCATGACGCCAATCAGAACGGCAAGTAACTTTCCATAGCCAAGCAAAGAGCTAAGTCCGTTTGCTGTAATCGAATCAAATACAAGGCCCATGATGCCAAGTGGAGCGAATTTTATCACCCAAGTGACGATTTTGGACATCGCATCGGATAAGTTCCCAATGACTGTTTTTGTTGAATCAGACGCATTCTTCAGAGCAAGCCCGACTAAGACCGCCCAGGTTAAAATACCGATATAATTAGCATTCATAATAGCATTAACAGGATTATCAACAATATTGAGCAATACGGTTTTAAGAACCTCAACTACACTCCCAGGAGGCGTCATGCCCTCAGCGCCAGCTGTAAGCTTCAAGCTTATCGGGAACATAAAACTAGCAATAACCGCAATAAGCCCGGCAGCAAATGTTCCTAGAAGATATAAAGATATAATCGTTTTCATATTTGTTTTCTGCCCGCGTTTATGCTGCGCAATCGCTGACATAACCAGGAATAATACCAATACAGGGGCAACCGCCTTCAAGGCACTTACAAATAAGGATCCTAAAATAGCAACTGGCTTTGCTAGTTCCGGAATGGATAGAGCAAGGATAATACCAACTATCAAACCCGCTATGATCTGTTTCACCAGGCTTACTTGGTTCCACTTCCTCAGTAAATCTTTCATTGTCTTCTCCCCCATAAGTAAGTTCTGTTGATTGTAATTTTACAAGAGGACAATAACCACCAATGTCCTCCTTAAAAACACAACTGTTCGTGTACTGAGTATTATAGAGGCTGAAACATTATATTACAATATAAATATTATAATTAACATAAAATTTAAACTTTCTAAATACTCAATCATCATACCTTGAATTGCTTCCAATTGTTAATAGATAATTCTTCCCAAGAATGGTCACTTTTAAAGAATAGATTCTATTTATTGAGAGAAGAGACATTCTAATTCGGAAAGTCCCAGGCCAGAAAAAATAGCAGACCAAATTTTCTCGGTCTGCTATCCGTTAAACTTTTATCCAATTTTTTTACCGTGTGCGTGCCAATT belongs to Mesobacillus subterraneus and includes:
- the sstT gene encoding serine/threonine transporter SstT, which produces MKDLLRKWNQVSLVKQIIAGLIVGIILALSIPELAKPVAILGSLFVSALKAVAPVLVLFLVMSAIAQHKRGQKTNMKTIISLYLLGTFAAGLIAVIASFMFPISLKLTAGAEGMTPPGSVVEVLKTVLLNIVDNPVNAIMNANYIGILTWAVLVGLALKNASDSTKTVIGNLSDAMSKIVTWVIKFAPLGIMGLVFDSITANGLSSLLGYGKLLAVLIGVMLVVALVVNPLIVYTQIRQNPYPLVFKCLKESGITAFFTRSSASNIPVNIKICEELGLDKDSYSVSIPLGATINMAGAAVTITVMTMAAVHTLGIQVDIPTAILLSFMAAISAAGASGVAGGSLLLIPLAASLFGIPNDVAMQVVAVGFIIGVLQDSFETALNSSTDVLFTAAVEFKKWRNEGKVIEIKKAS